The stretch of DNA GGCGGCGAGCGAGCAACGTATATGGAAGTCTCGCCAGTCATGATCAACGCCCACACCGACGACCTCGATGCCTCACTCGAGGCACTTGAACTGTTCACGAGCCCAGAGATGATGCAGCGGTTCGAGGACGCTGATCCAGCGACAAACGCACCGACGCATGACTCCCTCGAGGTCGAACACGACCTGGAGGCGTTCGAGACGTTCGAAGATGCGTTCGAGAACGGTGTCGCCCCAGCGCAGATTCAGTGGGGCGAGGTTCGAACCCCGATGTACGATGCAATAGAGGAGGTCATCTACGACGAGACCGACCCCGCAACCGCTGCCGAGGAACTCGAAGCAGCACTCTCTGAAGCCGATGTCCAACTCGAGGCCTGAGCTGTCGAGTCGCTCCATATACTAATCAATGTCTACGCAATCAGACCGTTCCGGAACATACGTCCGCGAGCTACTCTCCCTTTCGAAGGAGAGTTGGCTCGGCTACGCGTTCCTCGCACCGGTAGTCGTCATTATGGGAGTCATCATCGGCTACCCAATCCTCGAGGGTATTTTGATGAGTTTCCAGGAGCGATCGATGCTCCAGCCAGATGATTGGACCTGGGTTGGTCTCGGGAACTACAGCCAGTTAGTGAACGACGAACTATTCCGGACGGCATTGTGGAACTCTGCGGTATTGACCGGGGTTGCCGTTGCCTTCCAGTACCTGCTTGGACTCGGGCTAGCCTTGTTGTTGATGCAGAAGGTTCCGGGTATCCAAATCTTCCGAAGCCTTACGATGGTGACGTGGGTGCTGCCTGTGATCGTCATCGTGATTATCTTCAACTGGCTGGTTCAGCCAGGCTACGGTGCAGTAAACATCATCTTCGAACGGCTCGGACTTCCGACGACCTACTGGTTTGCGGATACCCGGTGGGCAATGCCGCTGGTTATCCTCATGCACGTCTGGAAGAACGTTCCGTTCTTCGCAATTGCACTGTATGCCGCGATGCAGTCAATCCCACGTGATCTCTACGAAGCAGCCCAGATGGACGGGGCAAGCTCAATCCAGCAATTCCGATATATTACGCTGCCGAACATCTCGTACGTCTCGATGATCATGATCGTGTTGCACGTGTTGTTCACGTTCAACAACTTCGACTTCGTCTGGCTGTCGACCGGCGGCGGACCGTTGCAGACGACTGAAGTGCTGCCAACGTACATTTACCGCGAGGCGTTCGAAACCTACGCACTCGGGTACGCAGCGAGCGTTGGTGTCGTGATGATGGTGATCATGGTCACGTTCACGACGATCTACATCAAACTGGAGGACTTCAACTAATGGCGACGAAAACGGACACCTCGCAATCGACTGATGCCGATGGGACGATAGACGGCCTCATCCAGCGGTTCGATCGACATTTGGGCAATGACATGTCGATTCGCAAAGCCGCGACCGTTTACGGCCTGTTGTTCGCCTATTACATCTTCTTGCTCGTCCCGATCGTCTGGCTCATGCTCTCGTCATTCTTGACGACCTCTGGACTCTACAGCGGCGAGTTGATCCCATCGATCGACGAGTACACGATTGCCAACTATGAGCGCGTGCTGGGCGATGGGCTCTTCCAGCAGTACTTCCTCAATTCCGTCATTGTAGCCGCTGCAACGACCCTTCTCACGCTGGTCGTTGCCATCCCAGCAGCGTATTCAGTGAGCCGATTCGAGTACCCTGGCCGAGACTACGTGATCATTGGGCTCATCTCGAGTCAGATGCTTCCACTGGTGCTCGTATTGTTGCCACTGTTTACCATCATGTTCCGGCTGAACCTCGTTGACAGCCTGATGGGACTGGTGATCGGCCACACTGTCGGTGCCCTCCCGTTCGCTGTCTGGCTCCTGAAAGGGTTCTTCGATGGGATCCCGGAGGCACTCGACGACGCAGCAATGATGGATGGCTGTAATCGGATCCAGATCATGTACAAAATCATCGTTCCGCTGTCGATTCCAGGAATTGCCGTAAGCGCGTTCTACGCGTTTATCGCCTCGTGGAACGATTAC from Natronolimnobius sp. AArcel1 encodes:
- a CDS encoding carbohydrate ABC transporter permease; translation: MATKTDTSQSTDADGTIDGLIQRFDRHLGNDMSIRKAATVYGLLFAYYIFLLVPIVWLMLSSFLTTSGLYSGELIPSIDEYTIANYERVLGDGLFQQYFLNSVIVAAATTLLTLVVAIPAAYSVSRFEYPGRDYVIIGLISSQMLPLVLVLLPLFTIMFRLNLVDSLMGLVIGHTVGALPFAVWLLKGFFDGIPEALDDAAMMDGCNRIQIMYKIIVPLSIPGIAVSAFYAFIASWNDYLFVSILSQSSGTRTLPMGLQLFQTANQVDWGAVTAAAVVTMIPVLLLFAFVQSWLVEGLSNTGTKGS
- a CDS encoding carbohydrate ABC transporter permease, whose protein sequence is MSTQSDRSGTYVRELLSLSKESWLGYAFLAPVVVIMGVIIGYPILEGILMSFQERSMLQPDDWTWVGLGNYSQLVNDELFRTALWNSAVLTGVAVAFQYLLGLGLALLLMQKVPGIQIFRSLTMVTWVLPVIVIVIIFNWLVQPGYGAVNIIFERLGLPTTYWFADTRWAMPLVILMHVWKNVPFFAIALYAAMQSIPRDLYEAAQMDGASSIQQFRYITLPNISYVSMIMIVLHVLFTFNNFDFVWLSTGGGPLQTTEVLPTYIYREAFETYALGYAASVGVVMMVIMVTFTTIYIKLEDFN